The genomic interval GGTGCATGATGGTTCGGTTTCACATTTTCCTTTGACAATGCATCCGTTTCATCAGTTGAAGGCGCCGTTGCTTCATTGAATGATGACGTTTCAGCAGAGTTCTCCTCTGAAGCAATGGCGCTTCGTAAACCATCCATGTGTGCTGTTTGATCATATGAAGATGTGGCCCTCAATGTATTCAAAGTCGTCGCACTGCTATTGATATCTGCTGCTTGAACGACTTCATGCGTCAATAAAAGAGGTGATACAACACATAAAATACTAGTTGAACCGATTCCTACTTTAAATAGTCGTTTTACTCTATGTTCTTTTTTATGTTCTACCATCAGATTCACCTCTGATTGCTTAAAGTTTTTTAACAAAGACAGTATAAACAAAAGTGCGTTCGATTACCACCCTCATGTAAATATTATTGTATTCAATTAAGATTTTTGTTAAACCGTTCATCATTTAGTACACTAAGATTAATTCAGAAATGAGGATGATGACGATGCAAATACAACTATTTCAATTTAATATCGCACTCGCTGATTCAAGTCAAAATGAACAGAAAATCGCTACTTTATTTGAGCAGCATTTAAATGATCAAACAGATGTCGTAGTTCTGCCTGAAATGTGGAATAACGGCTATGCATTACCTCAATTAGAAAAGTTAGCAGATGAAAACTTAGCTCAAAGTTATGCTTTTATACAAAAATTAGCACAAAATTATCAAGTGGACATTGTTGCGGGATCTGTTTCCAACCTTAAAGAAGGTGCCGTATACAATACAGCCTTTGCCGTGAATCGACGAGGAGAAAAAATTTATGAATACGATAAAATTCATCTCGTTCCGATGCTAGATGAACCAGACTTTTTAAGTGGTGGCGAGACTGTACCTTACCCTTATACGCTCTCTGACGGTATAAGTGTATCTCAAATCATTTGTTATGACTTACGCTTTCCAGAATTAAGCCGTTACCCTGCAGCACAAGGCGCAAAAGTGATGTTTTATGTCGCACAATGGCCCGAAGTCCGACTCTCACATTGGCGTCAGTTACTACAAGCACGTGCAATTGAAAACGATATGTATGTTGTCGCTGTCAATGGCAGTGGTCATGATGGTAAAACAACGTACGCAGGTCATTCAATGGTTGTAGATCCAAATGGGGAAATTATAGCTGAAGCGGATGAAAACGAAACAGTAATGACCGTCACATTAGATCTTCCAAAAGTAGACGCACAACGCCGTGCTATTCCAGTATTTGAAAATATGCGACCTTCTGTATACCGTTATGCACAAAAAGAAGTATAAAATATGAGGCGTTACCTCTCTCAGTTGGAGAACTAACGCCTTTTTATCATGATCATAAAATAAAAATGAACAGACGAGCTTGGGAGGGACTCGCCTGTTCTTCATATTAAGGGAATGTTTTATTTACAGTTATTCTATTTAATTGGGGATGTTATTAATTATGAAAAAATTTAGTGAATTTACCGATTATTAAATATTGCTACAATGGCTTCAATATCGAAACCTGATTTTACTTTAGTCTAAGTAAGGAAAAAGATTCTAACAAATACTTTTATCAAATCTTATTTTTTGATAAATTTTGCTACTGTTTCTGCGATAAGTTTAACAAATTCAACGATTGTGCTAATGATATCTGCTGCCATAGTGAGCACCTCCTTAAATTATAAATAAAACCAAAGACTCCAATAGATTGTTGCTCCCTTAGTCATGTAAGCTGAGCGAAGAATACAATGACTAAGAACATCTGACTTAACTTAATCAGTAAATTTGCTTAAGTGTACTCGAAAACACTTATTACAAAATCACTTCATCTCCATCACCAATGTGATGATGTCTATATTACAACATGTTTTGTCGGCTTTGTGTTAACGAGTGCGTAACTTGTTGATTTTTATGCTTAACTGTTTAAAAATTTATGGTAAAATATTTAAAAATAACCATTTACAACAGTTAGGAATGATAAATGAACAGTTAGGCAAAAAATAAAGCGTTTTAATAGTTGTGTATTATAATTTAGACAAGGAGGAGAGCCGTATGTTACTCATTGACAATGGAATTGAAAAAATGGCGCTGAAGCTCCAACAAAGACAGAATTTAAGTCATATTGAGTTTTTAAAAGTGCGTTTAGGCATGCAAGTTGTCGTTATAAACTCCTTTAAAGCTATTGTGACTTACGGACTTGCACTCCTATTGAACATTTTTTTATACACACTCATTGTTCACCTGACTTTTCTTGCCTTGAGGACTTATTCTCATGGCGCACACGCGAAGACTTCAATGCTTTGTCATGTACAAAACATTGCTTCATTCGTTGTTTTACCATGGTTAATAGTGCAATATGACATTTCGTTTCAATTTTTGTTAAGCTTGAGTATATTGGCAGCAATGATTGTGATCAAATATGCACCAGCTGCAACGAAAAAAAGACCAATAGCTCCCAAAAGAGTGAAAGGCCTTAAAATTAAATCAGTCATTGTATTTATTTTACTCATGGCTATTGCATTCGTCATACCAGCGTCTTATAATCGATTTGTCGTTTATGGAGTATTATTACAATCCATCACATTATTACCTATTTTTTCTACTAAGGAGGAAGTTTAACATGAGATTATTAGAAGTTTTATTCAACCTTATTACAAATTTATTCCAATCAATCGGTACTTTTGCTAGAATCCCAATTAGTACAGGTTTTTTTGATGAACCAGAAATCCCTGCCGAATTGTTAGAAGAGGACAAATAAAAAGTTAGAAAGTGTGTATAAAATTGGAAATACTTTTAGCTATATTTATAGTATTATTTCAATCCTTTATTTTCGCATCAGTAACAAGTATTATCCAAAAATATAAATATAGTCAAAGGGATTACATTATTCTCATCCTCGGGATAGTAATCCCTTCTATTATTTTATATTTAATTTTCGATAAAAATAGTTTGCTTTATTTAATTCTTAGCTTTTTCATCTTCTATTTTAGACGAGCAAAAATAATTGGAATTATTACTGTGTTACTCTCTATTCTTATTTTACTGATTAATGATTTCATCGCGACTTGGTTTTTCGCATATCTTAATACATATCACATCAATTTTTATGTGGCATCATTAATCTATATGATTGTTTTTGCGCTAGGTTGTTACCTTTTTTCTTTTATTATTATTACATTGTTTAACAAACTTAAAACATCTTGGTTATATATTAATAAATTCTATTTGATTGTTCTAAGTTTATTTTTAGCTTCAGGATTCCTTAGTTTTTTCTCGTTATTGAACAAAACTGTTGGTGACTTATATGAGTTTCGGAATTTTGGTATCATTTATTTTATTTCTTTTTCAGTTTTCGCTATATTAATTATAGCAACCACTTTAACGATTGAACGTGAAATCAATTATAAACGGAAAAAGCAAGAATTAGATGATTATTATAAATATACAGTACAAATTGAAAAAATTAACAACAAAATGCGTAAATTCCGACATGACTATACGAATATTCTATTAACGATGTCCGAATATTTACGTGAAGACGATTTAGAAGGTTTGAAGAAATATTATCATGAACATATTAGTCCTTTAAAAAGCGAATTTGAATCCAATACGATGCGACTGAATGGTATTGAGAATTTAAAAGTCCGTGAAATTAAAGGCTTAATTACAACTAAAATTTTACAAGCGCAGGAAAATAATATTGAAATCACTGTTGAGGTGGCGGATGAAATCACTCAAATTGATATGGATGTAATTCAACTCAGCCGTGTGTTAGGAATTATTATGGATAATGCGATAGAAGCTTCCAACACTATAGAGGATCCTATTATTCAAATCGCATTTATTAAGACGGATGAGTCCGTAATGATTATTATCATGAACAAAGCGTCAAAAGATATGCCTAAGTTACATACCTTGTTCCAAGATGGCTTTTCAACTAAAGGAAACAATCGAGGTATAGGATTAACGACATTAAAAGAGATTATTGATCAAACGGACAATGTATTCCTTGATACGACAATTGAAAACCATTATTTTATTCAGAAACTAGAGATTATGAACGATTACGAATAAGGATGTGTGTATCATGAAAATTTTAATTTGTGAGGATGATCCTAAACAACGTGAACGCATGGTGTCCATTATAGAAAATTATATTATGATTGAAGAGAAGCCGATGGAAATTGAGCTTGCTACAAATGATCCCTACGCTATTTTAGAAACTTCTAAAAACATGACTGATATTGGCTGCTACTTTTTAGATATTCAATTAGAGTCTGATATTAACGGGATTAAATTGGGGAGCGAAATTCGTAAACACGATCCTGTAGGGAATATTATTTTTGTGACGAGTCATAGTGAACTGACGTACTTGACGTTTGTCTATAAAGTGGCTGCCATGGATTTTATTTTTAAAGATGATCCTGAAGAATTAAGAACGCGCATTATCGATTGTTTAGAAACGGCGTTAAAACGGCTTGATTTATTAACAAAAGATCACACTGTTGAAACTTTGGAACTCAAACGTGGGACAAGTTCTGTTTATGTGAACTATGATGACGTGATGTTTTTCGAGTCCTCACCGAAGTCACATCGTTTAATCGCGCATTTAGACAATCGTCAAATCGAGTTTTACGGCAATTTGAAAGAATTAGCACAACTCGATGATCGGTTCTTCAGATGTCACAATAGTTATGTGCTGAATAGAAGGAATATTACGAGTGTCGATACGAAAGAGCGGATTGCTTATTTCAAAAATGAAGAATTTTGTTACGTCTCGGTACGTAATTTGAAGAAAATTTAATAGCTGTATATCGCACTAAAAAGCCAACCTCCCACCTATCCGGGAAATTGGCTTTTTAATTAAAGTTCTTCTAGTGTCGGTAAGCTTGAAATGGCGCCGTATTGCGACACGACCAGAAACTTGGTGTGCAAATTTCAAAATGTCACGCCCGTGTTGTCGTAGCGTATCGATAGGCTGTTGCTCGAATTGACATAATTTCGCATTGATAGCACCGATAAATGCATCTCCTGCTCCTGTTGTATCAACCACTTGCGCTGGCGGTGTTGGCACTTCAAATGTTGAGCCATCTTTGAAAATTAAAGATGCCCCATGATTGCCTTTAGTGTAAATGATTGCTTCAACGTTGCCGACAAACAATGATTTTAACGCTACTGCTTCATCGTCTTGTCGTGTTACAAACGACAGTTCCTCATCTGAAACTTTAACAACATGTGCACGTGGTAAAAATGTTTGTAATGTCTCGTAATAAAAATCATGGTCCTCCCATAAAGGTAAGCGCACATCTTGTAACGTCTCGATGATTTTGTCGCCAAATGCATCTTTACCCACCTGTGTAATCAAATGACTGTTGCCACCTAATTTTTGAACAGCTACAGCTACAGCCACGTTACAAGGCGCGCACCACCGACTTGCGGTTCAAACCCTGTCACATCTTTTAATGACGTCTCTCTTTGTGTAGGAATAAAGTCGATGAGTGCTTCACCTATTGCATAAAAACGTTTCATTCATTATTCTCCTTCCACAATATCGTATTTAGTCATTTTTAAATAAATTTGACCCGAATCCGTTACCACTTTAAATTTGTTTGATGTCGCTTTTGGGAATATCCGTGACGTTAACACACGTTCCCCTTCATTACAAAAGATTTCAATACTTGATGTATCCACGAAAATACGTAATTGCTTCAAATCTGTATGTAATTGTGTCACCCTCATCGTCCCTTCAACTGGGTACGGTAATGCCCCACTATCGAAGCGCTCCAGTGAAACCTGACGTGTAGTTGCATCATATCGAATCGTTGTGGATTCATTGCGTGATGCACGGAGTTGTAATTCAAATGCAGAGGCCTCATTTTCTAAAATATCAACGACAAGCTCATACTGCACCCCTTCATAAGGATGGAGTTGTTTAATAAATTTGTTCGCATAACCGAGCGCAACTTCTTCATTTTTACGTAACTTTCTTAAATTCATATGCGGTTTTTGTTTTAATTTACCGTCTTCAATCGTTAATGTTCTTGGCAACGTTAAACAATTTGCCCAGCCGTCATCATCTGTCGGATATTCAGTGTCAGGTAGTCCCATCCAACCGATTAACACGCGTCGCCCCGCTTCATCAGTCATCGTTTGAGGGGCATAAAAATCAAAGCCGTGGTCAAGTTCAATAAACGGCCCATGATCAAACGCTAACGTATCAAAATTTAACGTTCCCATAATATAACCGCTTTGATAAATATTTTGATACGCATCACCTTCAGATTCTATGCCTTGTGGACAGAATAGCAAAATATCTTTACCATGAATTTGAAAATAATCTGGACACTCCCACATATAACCAAAATCTTCTAATTGTGTTTGAATTTCACCTTTAAACTGCCACGGTCCTTCTGGGCGCTCAGCTTCGTATAATACAGCACAACCTGTTTCATTCTCACGTTGTGCTCCTAACAATGCATACAGTTTCCCATCTTTCTCAAACACTTTAGGATCACGAAAATGCTGTGTATACCCTTTAGGAGGTGCTGGAATTGCTGGAGGTAATAATTTACGAACCACCCCATCTGCTTGCACTTCCGCTACGATTTGACTACTATGACGGTTCCACTCGTTGTCACGATGATTGCCTGTGTACATATAATACAATGATTGATTAAACGAAAATGCACTCCCACTGTACACACCATGACTATCAAATGTTTGATCAGGACGTAATACGACACCACGATCTTCAAATTGTACGAGATTTTTGCTTGTGAGTAAACGCCAATATTTCAAGCCATGTACTGCACCTAAAGGAAACCATTGATGTGCGATATAATATTGACCATTAAAAAAGATGAGGCCGTTTGGATCATTTAATAATCCTGTTGGGGGTTGAATATGGTATGTTTGCCGAAATGTAGATTGGTTCACTTTGGCCATTAATAACTCCATTTCTTCATTTGTTGCTTCTTCATATTTACGATAACGCTTTTCTCTACTCCATTGTTCCATGATGTACCTCCTTTAACGAATTGGTAACGGTTCCATCTCTTTTAAGATAAATCCTCAAAATTTGGAATTCACGTCGAGTTGACGACTTTGAATAAAATCCGGCTGTTCCATTTGAAGCTGTAATTGTTCAAAAGCGATACGTCCTGCCGTTTCATATTGATAAGGTATTGTGAAAATCGTTGGATGAACAATTTGTGTCATAGGATCACCGCCAAAACCAGCAATCCACGGTGTTTCGGTTATATGGTCGTGCATCAATGCTTGATATAGCGCCATCGCAATCGTATCTGTCGCACCGACATACGCCACAGACGGCTGTTGGATGAGCTGACCTTTTATCGATTGCAGTGCGGTTTCATCTTCAAACGATGCCATCAAAGTCTCATAAGTGACCTGATGTGCGGTTAACACTTCGATTAAACCTCGAAAGCGTTGTTCACCGACCGCGACATCATCTTCTTGAATACTCACATAAATGACATGTTGCTTCCCTTGCGCTACAATTTCTTGTCCCATTAATTGACCAGCTTGATAATCATTGTGGTAAACCGAACTTAACGACGCATGCGCTTGACCAATGATGATGACTGGCTTATCTATCTCTTGAATGACAGCCATATGTACATCTGTCACTGCAGTCGCCATAAATAAAATGCCGTCTACTTTACTTCTTTTAAATGATTTCAGCGCATCAAGTTCCTGTTCCACATGACGCTCAGTCAAATTCAATAACATTTGATAGCCAAATTCGTCACATTTCGCTTTAATCCCTTTAACAGTTTGGGCCACGGCATGAGAATACATTCGTGGGAAAATAATGCCAATCATCATACTTTTTTGTGCTCTTAAACTTTGAGCAAACTGATTCGGTTCATAACCGTATGTATCAATGACGTGTTGAATTTTTCGCTTTGTCTTTAAACTAATCGACCCTTGATTCAAATACCTTGAAACTGTACTTTTAGAAACGCCTGCTAGATTGGCGATATCCTGTATATTCAATTGTTCATCACCTCACAGTCTCAATAGCTATTTTATCATAAAACCTCTCGCTATTTCTGTATAAAATACGATGCAGTGTAAAAATAAAATGTAACATTCAAGTCTTAGCGAACAATTTCAACATGTGATGACTAATAGGTATTTTTAAAATTATTCTATGGATTTTATTGCATTCATTTTGTATATCCCGTATAATACCTATTTAAATAATCGGATATGGAAAGGGGTTATTCTTATGTGGACAATGATCAGTGGTTTAACTGTTGGGGTTTTACTCGGTTTCGTTATGCAACGTACACGATTTTGCCTAACAGGAGGCTTTAGAGATATGTATGTGCAAAAAAACAATAAAATGTTCTATGCCTTACTAGTTGCTATTTCAATTCAAGCGGTCGGGTTATTTGTTTTTACGTCCATAGGTGTTTTGACTATACATAATGGTACCTTCCCTATTGTCGGCACCATCATTGGATCATTTATTTTTGGTGTAGGTATTGTATTGGCTGGTGGATGTGCAACAGGAACGTGGTATCGTGCTGGTGAAGGTCTTATAGGAAGTTGGATCGCGTTGGTTATGTATGGATTGTTTGCTGCGATTTCAAAATTTGGCATTTTATTACCATTGAAAAATGTCATTAACAGCCAAACCGTCGCTAATGCAGATATTTCTACTTCAACTGGTATACCGAGTTGGTTGTGGATTACCGCATTAGTGAGTATAACAGTATTTTTAGTCATCAAAACTTTACGTAAGCCAAAACCTAAAGTGACGATTCCGAAATTAAAATCACGTTATACAGGTGTACGTTACTTTTTATTTGAAAAACGATTCCATCCATTTGTTGCAGCGATTGCAATAGGACTGATTGCGTTAATCGCTTGGCCGATGAGTTATTCAACTGGGCGTGAAGGGGGTTTAGGTATTACGACACCTTCTGCACATATCATTCAATTTTTAACTACAGGCGATTTATCTCTAATTGATTGGGGCGTCTTCCTTGTATTGGGTATTTTC from Staphylococcus sp. MI 10-1553 carries:
- a CDS encoding carbon-nitrogen family hydrolase; amino-acid sequence: MQIQLFQFNIALADSSQNEQKIATLFEQHLNDQTDVVVLPEMWNNGYALPQLEKLADENLAQSYAFIQKLAQNYQVDIVAGSVSNLKEGAVYNTAFAVNRRGEKIYEYDKIHLVPMLDEPDFLSGGETVPYPYTLSDGISVSQIICYDLRFPELSRYPAAQGAKVMFYVAQWPEVRLSHWRQLLQARAIENDMYVVAVNGSGHDGKTTYAGHSMVVDPNGEIIAEADENETVMTVTLDLPKVDAQRRAIPVFENMRPSVYRYAQKEV
- a CDS encoding delta-lysin family phenol-soluble modulin (Members of this family are produced with retention of the N-formyl-methionine at the N-terminus.), translated to MAADIISTIVEFVKLIAETVAKFIKK
- a CDS encoding accessory gene regulator AgrB, coding for MLLIDNGIEKMALKLQQRQNLSHIEFLKVRLGMQVVVINSFKAIVTYGLALLLNIFLYTLIVHLTFLALRTYSHGAHAKTSMLCHVQNIASFVVLPWLIVQYDISFQFLLSLSILAAMIVIKYAPAATKKRPIAPKRVKGLKIKSVIVFILLMAIAFVIPASYNRFVVYGVLLQSITLLPIFSTKEEV
- the agrD gene encoding cyclic lactone autoinducer peptide AgrD gives rise to the protein MRLLEVLFNLITNLFQSIGTFARIPISTGFFDEPEIPAELLEEDK
- the agrC gene encoding quorum-sensing sensor histidine kinase AgrC, whose translation is MEILLAIFIVLFQSFIFASVTSIIQKYKYSQRDYIILILGIVIPSIILYLIFDKNSLLYLILSFFIFYFRRAKIIGIITVLLSILILLINDFIATWFFAYLNTYHINFYVASLIYMIVFALGCYLFSFIIITLFNKLKTSWLYINKFYLIVLSLFLASGFLSFFSLLNKTVGDLYEFRNFGIIYFISFSVFAILIIATTLTIEREINYKRKKQELDDYYKYTVQIEKINNKMRKFRHDYTNILLTMSEYLREDDLEGLKKYYHEHISPLKSEFESNTMRLNGIENLKVREIKGLITTKILQAQENNIEITVEVADEITQIDMDVIQLSRVLGIIMDNAIEASNTIEDPIIQIAFIKTDESVMIIIMNKASKDMPKLHTLFQDGFSTKGNNRGIGLTTLKEIIDQTDNVFLDTTIENHYFIQKLEIMNDYE
- the agrA gene encoding quorum-sensing response regulator AgrA: MKILICEDDPKQRERMVSIIENYIMIEEKPMEIELATNDPYAILETSKNMTDIGCYFLDIQLESDINGIKLGSEIRKHDPVGNIIFVTSHSELTYLTFVYKVAAMDFIFKDDPEELRTRIIDCLETALKRLDLLTKDHTVETLELKRGTSSVYVNYDDVMFFESSPKSHRLIAHLDNRQIEFYGNLKELAQLDDRFFRCHNSYVLNRRNITSVDTKERIAYFKNEEFCYVSVRNLKKI
- a CDS encoding sucrose-6-phosphate hydrolase; translation: MEQWSREKRYRKYEEATNEEMELLMAKVNQSTFRQTYHIQPPTGLLNDPNGLIFFNGQYYIAHQWFPLGAVHGLKYWRLLTSKNLVQFEDRGVVLRPDQTFDSHGVYSGSAFSFNQSLYYMYTGNHRDNEWNRHSSQIVAEVQADGVVRKLLPPAIPAPPKGYTQHFRDPKVFEKDGKLYALLGAQRENETGCAVLYEAERPEGPWQFKGEIQTQLEDFGYMWECPDYFQIHGKDILLFCPQGIESEGDAYQNIYQSGYIMGTLNFDTLAFDHGPFIELDHGFDFYAPQTMTDEAGRRVLIGWMGLPDTEYPTDDDGWANCLTLPRTLTIEDGKLKQKPHMNLRKLRKNEEVALGYANKFIKQLHPYEGVQYELVVDILENEASAFELQLRASRNESTTIRYDATTRQVSLERFDSGALPYPVEGTMRVTQLHTDLKQLRIFVDTSSIEIFCNEGERVLTSRIFPKATSNKFKVVTDSGQIYLKMTKYDIVEGE
- a CDS encoding LacI family DNA-binding transcriptional regulator, with the protein product MNIQDIANLAGVSKSTVSRYLNQGSISLKTKRKIQHVIDTYGYEPNQFAQSLRAQKSMMIGIIFPRMYSHAVAQTVKGIKAKCDEFGYQMLLNLTERHVEQELDALKSFKRSKVDGILFMATAVTDVHMAVIQEIDKPVIIIGQAHASLSSVYHNDYQAGQLMGQEIVAQGKQHVIYVSIQEDDVAVGEQRFRGLIEVLTAHQVTYETLMASFEDETALQSIKGQLIQQPSVAYVGATDTIAMALYQALMHDHITETPWIAGFGGDPMTQIVHPTIFTIPYQYETAGRIAFEQLQLQMEQPDFIQSRQLDVNSKF
- a CDS encoding YeeE/YedE family protein translates to MWTMISGLTVGVLLGFVMQRTRFCLTGGFRDMYVQKNNKMFYALLVAISIQAVGLFVFTSIGVLTIHNGTFPIVGTIIGSFIFGVGIVLAGGCATGTWYRAGEGLIGSWIALVMYGLFAAISKFGILLPLKNVINSQTVANADISTSTGIPSWLWITALVSITVFLVIKTLRKPKPKVTIPKLKSRYTGVRYFLFEKRFHPFVAAIAIGLIALIAWPMSYSTGREGGLGITTPSAHIIQFLTTGDLSLIDWGVFLVLGIFLGSYIAARGAKEFKWRLPDIKTIRNSAIGGAFMGFGAAVAGGCSIGNGLVATAALSWQGWLGLASMILGTWFISYFLFVKPLNAARRQTHIASTSANASH